One genomic segment of Profundibacter amoris includes these proteins:
- a CDS encoding Arm DNA-binding domain-containing protein, with amino-acid sequence MYPQTPLNDAKIRNLKTKEKSYKVGDFDGLFLLVKATGSKSWRFKYRIEGIEK; translated from the coding sequence GTGTACCCCCAGACGCCTTTAAATGACGCAAAGATTCGAAACCTGAAAACCAAAGAGAAATCCTACAAAGTGGGTGACTTTGACGGGTTGTTTTTATTGGTGAAAGCAACAGGATCAAAGTCATGGCGGTTCAAATATCGCATAGAAGGCATAGAGAAATAA
- the pdhA gene encoding pyruvate dehydrogenase (acetyl-transferring) E1 component subunit alpha encodes MTKPDLKPHLDHAHVRALLKGMIRIRRFESKCAELYTQQKIGGFLHLYDGEEAVAVGVIPLLKPEDRIIATYREHGHALARGMPMTTVLAEMYGKVEGCSGGRGGSMHLFSQEANFYGGNAIVGGGLPLAVGLALADKMQGSGGVTACFFGEGAVAEGEFHEALNLSSLWDLPVLFVCENNGYAMGTALDLTEAQTDISAKARSYSIQGETVDGMDIVAVEAATRRALNAIKETGKPYFLECRTYRFRAHSMFDAQNYRTKGEVEDWREKGPIVRFQGWLQETGLLHADEIKAIVAEVDAEIAEAVAFAEAGTDEPPETLTRYVTAPERPAAPIPAKPAKMVETTYREAVKAGIVEAIERDERVFLMGEDVGHYGGCYAVSKGLLDRFGADRIRDTPLSESGFTGAGIGAAIAGMRPIVEVMTVNFSLLALDQILNTAATYRHMSNNQFGVPVVIRMATGAGRQLAAQHSHSLEGWYGHIPGLRILTPATLEDARGMLWTALQDPDPVLIFENVMLYNMTGELAENAGAVDIDHAVVRREGTDLTLITYGGSLFKSLDAAEELAKQGVNTEVIDLRCLRPLDMPTILASVAKTHRALIVDEGWKTGSLSAEIGMQLAEDAFFDLDAPLARVCSAEVPIPYAAHLEAAAIPQVPGIVAAALKLVGRE; translated from the coding sequence ATGACAAAGCCTGACCTGAAACCGCACCTTGATCACGCCCATGTTCGCGCACTGCTAAAGGGGATGATCCGCATTCGCCGCTTTGAAAGCAAATGCGCCGAACTGTATACCCAACAGAAAATCGGCGGGTTCCTGCATCTTTATGATGGCGAAGAGGCGGTGGCGGTCGGGGTTATTCCGTTGCTGAAACCCGAGGACCGCATCATTGCGACCTACCGAGAGCATGGCCATGCGCTGGCCCGCGGGATGCCAATGACCACAGTGCTGGCCGAAATGTATGGCAAGGTCGAGGGCTGTTCTGGCGGGCGCGGCGGATCAATGCACCTGTTCAGTCAGGAGGCGAATTTTTACGGCGGCAACGCGATTGTCGGTGGTGGTTTGCCGCTGGCCGTGGGGCTGGCGCTGGCCGACAAAATGCAAGGCTCCGGCGGTGTGACAGCCTGCTTTTTTGGCGAAGGTGCGGTGGCCGAGGGCGAGTTTCACGAGGCGCTCAACCTTTCGTCGCTCTGGGACTTGCCGGTGCTTTTTGTCTGCGAAAACAACGGCTACGCGATGGGCACAGCGCTGGATCTAACCGAGGCGCAGACCGACATCAGCGCCAAGGCCCGCAGCTATTCTATTCAAGGCGAAACTGTTGACGGTATGGACATTGTCGCAGTCGAGGCCGCAACGCGCCGTGCCTTGAACGCGATCAAGGAAACCGGCAAACCTTATTTTCTGGAATGCCGCACCTACCGGTTCCGTGCGCACTCGATGTTTGACGCCCAAAATTACCGTACCAAAGGCGAGGTCGAGGACTGGCGCGAAAAAGGGCCGATCGTGCGGTTTCAGGGCTGGCTGCAGGAAACCGGTTTGCTCCACGCTGACGAGATAAAGGCCATCGTGGCCGAGGTGGACGCCGAAATCGCCGAGGCCGTGGCCTTTGCCGAGGCGGGTACAGACGAGCCGCCGGAAACCTTGACCCGCTATGTCACAGCCCCTGAACGCCCCGCCGCACCCATTCCTGCCAAGCCCGCAAAGATGGTCGAGACCACCTACCGCGAGGCGGTAAAGGCAGGGATTGTCGAGGCTATCGAGCGTGACGAGCGCGTGTTTTTAATGGGTGAGGATGTCGGTCATTACGGCGGTTGTTACGCCGTTAGCAAGGGTCTGCTGGACAGGTTCGGCGCGGATCGCATTCGCGACACACCGCTGTCGGAATCCGGTTTCACCGGTGCGGGCATCGGCGCTGCAATCGCCGGAATGCGCCCGATTGTCGAAGTGATGACCGTCAACTTTTCGCTGCTGGCCCTTGACCAAATCCTGAACACCGCCGCCACCTACCGGCATATGTCCAACAACCAGTTCGGCGTGCCGGTGGTGATCCGCATGGCAACAGGGGCTGGCCGTCAATTGGCTGCACAGCATTCGCACAGCCTTGAGGGATGGTATGGCCATATCCCGGGCTTGCGCATCCTGACCCCTGCCACACTGGAGGATGCGCGCGGCATGTTGTGGACCGCATTGCAAGATCCCGATCCGGTGCTGATATTTGAAAACGTCATGCTATATAACATGACCGGTGAACTGGCCGAAAATGCCGGGGCGGTTGATATTGACCATGCCGTCGTGCGTCGCGAGGGCACGGATTTGACGCTGATCACCTATGGCGGATCGCTGTTCAAATCCCTTGATGCAGCCGAAGAACTGGCCAAGCAAGGGGTGAATACCGAGGTGATTGATCTGCGCTGCTTGCGCCCGCTTGATATGCCTACGATCCTTGCCTCTGTCGCCAAAACCCACCGCGCATTGATCGTCGACGAGGGCTGGAAAACCGGTTCATTATCCGCCGAAATCGGCATGCAACTGGCCGAGGACGCGTTCTTTGATCTGGATGCGCCATTGGCCCGCGTGTGCAGTGCCGAGGTGCCGATCCCCTATGCCGCGCATCTTGAGGCGGCAGCCATTCCACAAGTGCCGGGGATTGTGGCGGCTGCCTTGAAACTGGTGGGACGGGAGTAG
- a CDS encoding DUF5906 domain-containing protein has translation MDQTFKNLFAGNEERFLTFSSMKKREDGKMVPDYRTIKRGVSDQDWARHIKGETSLGLSPLHDGMVKWGAIDVDLYPVLESDDEVEALMKAWRDPCLIARSKSGGVHIIAFSNDWVPAERMRAYLEAKRDAILDPVVIEHAKEVFPKQNDGDGSQMNLPAFGNERSVLAWRSATVIAYVSDEHPVQWDQVEGDCHVSDGIMADAMLAALTPKPKARKKRTTERKKSAGGFKHPEQSEGRRDYLFKCAASARSRGADKEQLEEIIGTVNDSFADPDHEYGAKGPITENQRLNVIIQEVMKFEQGSPTNLSYDVVERMNAEWAMMMVDGRVEFLHQPSGVCYPLRDFTLRTKPMTCMVNGKVAQMSDMWIRDPDRLEYDGIVIESPEYDGPGWNVFQGWRIKPKPGDASLWVDYVERILCGGNKELAHWVMTFIADGVQRPWSLHPGTALALRGAQGGGKSFLGNMLTRILHDDQAQEIANSDRMFERFNRGMFGATFVLAEESVFAGSSKQANTLKAFITSPRWSYEQKFLASFTGKNVHRMIATTNDEQAVHLDDDDRRWTVVEVANMFDDPDSGEAREYWKPYWDLDPGVVLGYLLGYEVDRELIGRPIITEAKRADKIMSDPVLEVLHEIAESGIVFDDLDGNGRLAISTLYREARARGAGPYDKPRVLGERAKKILGWKGTCRNAMHIKEYQRTVDGDGVPTMHPILENGGHARGIDLKSLSDFRAAVSRRTGVDYDNGGGWKRFKTPSVDFRVGDPEDVEKAYSERQRAIHGEDIQF, from the coding sequence ATGGATCAAACATTCAAAAATCTGTTCGCTGGGAACGAAGAACGGTTTCTCACATTCTCGAGCATGAAAAAGCGCGAGGACGGGAAAATGGTTCCTGACTATCGCACGATCAAACGAGGCGTTTCCGACCAAGATTGGGCGCGCCACATCAAGGGCGAAACGTCGCTGGGCCTGTCACCGCTACACGATGGCATGGTGAAGTGGGGTGCAATCGACGTTGACCTCTATCCCGTCCTAGAAAGCGACGACGAGGTGGAAGCTCTCATGAAGGCGTGGCGCGACCCATGCCTGATTGCGCGGTCAAAGTCGGGCGGCGTTCATATCATCGCCTTTTCGAACGATTGGGTTCCGGCGGAACGTATGCGCGCCTATCTGGAAGCTAAGCGTGACGCCATCCTTGACCCCGTCGTGATCGAACACGCCAAAGAAGTGTTCCCGAAGCAGAATGACGGTGACGGTTCGCAAATGAACCTGCCCGCATTCGGCAACGAGCGGAGTGTGCTCGCATGGCGTTCGGCAACGGTTATTGCCTACGTGTCGGACGAGCACCCGGTGCAGTGGGATCAGGTCGAAGGTGATTGCCACGTATCAGACGGCATCATGGCAGACGCCATGCTCGCCGCGCTAACACCGAAGCCAAAGGCGAGGAAGAAGCGAACGACTGAGCGCAAGAAATCGGCTGGCGGGTTTAAGCACCCAGAACAATCAGAAGGTCGCCGCGACTATCTGTTCAAATGCGCGGCATCGGCACGGTCACGGGGCGCGGACAAGGAGCAGTTGGAAGAAATCATTGGGACCGTCAATGACTCCTTTGCCGACCCCGACCACGAATATGGCGCAAAGGGTCCGATCACTGAGAATCAACGCCTGAACGTGATCATCCAAGAGGTGATGAAATTCGAACAAGGATCACCCACCAACCTGTCTTATGATGTGGTCGAACGCATGAACGCGGAGTGGGCGATGATGATGGTTGATGGGCGCGTTGAATTCCTTCACCAACCATCTGGCGTTTGCTACCCGTTACGCGACTTCACACTCCGCACAAAGCCAATGACCTGCATGGTGAATGGCAAGGTTGCGCAAATGTCGGACATGTGGATTCGTGACCCCGACCGCCTCGAGTATGACGGCATAGTGATTGAGTCACCCGAATATGACGGTCCCGGTTGGAATGTCTTTCAGGGGTGGCGCATCAAGCCAAAGCCGGGCGACGCTTCACTGTGGGTCGATTATGTCGAGCGTATCCTTTGCGGCGGCAACAAGGAACTCGCTCACTGGGTCATGACGTTCATCGCTGACGGTGTGCAACGCCCATGGTCATTGCACCCCGGCACGGCCCTCGCGCTACGCGGGGCACAAGGCGGTGGCAAGTCATTCTTGGGGAACATGTTGACGCGCATCCTTCACGACGATCAGGCGCAAGAAATCGCGAACTCTGACCGTATGTTTGAGCGGTTCAATCGTGGCATGTTCGGCGCGACCTTCGTCCTTGCGGAAGAGTCCGTATTCGCGGGTTCGTCCAAACAGGCGAATACACTCAAGGCGTTCATCACGTCGCCGCGTTGGTCATACGAGCAGAAGTTTCTCGCATCGTTCACGGGCAAGAATGTTCACCGCATGATCGCCACGACCAACGATGAGCAGGCCGTTCATCTCGACGACGACGATAGGCGGTGGACGGTGGTTGAGGTCGCCAACATGTTTGACGACCCAGACAGCGGCGAGGCGCGCGAGTATTGGAAACCATATTGGGATTTGGACCCCGGCGTCGTGCTTGGATATTTGCTCGGGTATGAGGTGGATCGGGAATTGATCGGTCGACCAATCATCACGGAGGCAAAACGGGCGGACAAAATCATGTCTGATCCTGTTCTTGAGGTGTTGCATGAAATTGCGGAAAGCGGGATCGTGTTTGATGACCTCGACGGCAATGGGCGGTTGGCAATATCCACTTTGTATCGCGAAGCTCGGGCGCGCGGTGCGGGGCCATATGACAAGCCGCGCGTCCTCGGTGAGCGGGCAAAGAAAATCCTTGGGTGGAAAGGCACCTGCCGCAACGCGATGCATATCAAAGAATACCAGCGCACAGTTGACGGTGATGGTGTGCCAACGATGCACCCAATTCTGGAAAACGGCGGTCATGCGCGCGGCATTGATCTAAAGTCGTTGTCGGATTTTAGGGCTGCGGTATCGCGTCGGACAGGCGTTGACTACGACAATGGTGGCGGCTGGAAGCGTTTCAAAACACCTTCGGTCGACTTCCGGGTTGGTGATCCCGAGGATGTTGAGAAGGCGTATTCGGAACGGCAACGCGCAATCCATGGGGAAGACATTCAGTTCTGA
- a CDS encoding acyl carrier protein yields MTQTDIETLLKDELHRIAPDIEINEIDRDEDLREEFDIDSLDFLNLVTALGKALNTPMPEADYPQMGTYNEMIAYLTQKTA; encoded by the coding sequence ATGACCCAGACCGACATTGAAACCCTGTTAAAGGACGAGTTGCATCGCATCGCCCCTGATATCGAGATCAATGAAATTGACCGCGACGAGGATTTGCGAGAAGAATTCGACATCGACTCGCTGGACTTCCTGAACCTCGTCACCGCTCTTGGCAAAGCGCTGAACACACCTATGCCCGAAGCCGATTACCCACAGATGGGAACCTACAATGAAATGATAGCATACCTTACCCAAAAAACGGCCTAA
- a CDS encoding dihydrolipoamide acetyltransferase family protein, which produces MGQFLMPSLGADMEAGTLIEWLKSPGDAVSNGDLIAVVETQKGAIEIEAFEDGILEEYLVGIGKKVPVGTPLAIIRTKGEAPVERAVQEKAPKPEPPVPVPAATSPTPEPAPTPAIPLQTDRVRITPAALRLAQSKGIDPRTLGDIGTGPGGALTLADIERANPPSPVNPMDGMRAAIAAAMTRSKAEIPHYYLAHTVDLTAAQTFVDQTNADRPPEARLLLGALYLKAVAKALRKYTEFNGYLTDGQFHPASAINTGMAITIRGGGLVAPAILDAANLNLDDLMTSMRDLAARVRTGRFRATELTDATITVTSLGERGVDQLFGVIYPPQVAIVGIGTPREHPFAVGGAVEERLTTTITLSADHRVSDGHRGALFLRAIDKHLQKPEKL; this is translated from the coding sequence ATGGGACAATTCCTGATGCCGTCACTGGGCGCCGACATGGAGGCGGGCACACTGATCGAGTGGCTGAAATCGCCGGGTGATGCGGTAAGCAACGGTGATCTGATTGCCGTCGTCGAAACCCAGAAAGGTGCAATTGAGATTGAGGCGTTCGAGGACGGCATACTGGAAGAATATCTGGTCGGTATCGGTAAAAAGGTTCCTGTTGGCACCCCGTTGGCAATAATCCGTACAAAAGGAGAGGCGCCGGTGGAGAGGGCGGTTCAGGAGAAAGCGCCGAAGCCGGAACCACCCGTGCCTGTGCCTGCCGCAACATCGCCCACGCCCGAACCCGCCCCCACACCTGCCATACCCCTCCAGACGGATCGTGTCAGGATCACCCCGGCAGCGCTGCGTTTGGCACAAAGCAAGGGTATTGATCCGCGCACATTGGGGGACATTGGCACCGGCCCTGGCGGCGCGCTCACTTTGGCGGACATCGAGCGGGCCAATCCCCCCTCCCCCGTCAATCCAATGGACGGTATGCGCGCGGCCATTGCCGCCGCGATGACCCGCTCAAAGGCCGAAATTCCGCACTATTATCTGGCCCACACTGTCGATTTAACTGCGGCGCAAACTTTTGTGGATCAAACCAACGCTGATCGCCCCCCCGAGGCCCGCCTTTTGCTGGGCGCACTATACCTCAAGGCGGTTGCCAAAGCGCTGCGTAAATACACCGAATTCAATGGCTATCTAACCGACGGGCAATTCCACCCCGCAAGCGCCATTAACACCGGTATGGCCATCACAATCCGCGGGGGCGGATTGGTGGCGCCCGCAATTCTTGATGCTGCCAACCTGAACCTGGATGATCTGATGACTTCAATGCGTGATTTGGCAGCGCGGGTGCGGACCGGACGGTTCCGGGCCACCGAACTTACAGATGCCACGATCACCGTGACCAGTCTGGGTGAACGCGGCGTTGATCAGCTATTTGGCGTAATCTATCCGCCGCAAGTGGCGATTGTCGGCATCGGCACCCCGCGCGAGCACCCGTTCGCTGTGGGTGGTGCGGTTGAAGAGCGCCTGACCACAACAATAACCCTTTCCGCCGACCATCGTGTCAGCGACGGCCACCGCGGCGCACTGTTTTTACGCGCCATCGACAAACACCTGCAGAAACCGGAGAAATTATGA
- a CDS encoding helix-turn-helix transcriptional regulator, with translation MSPENLTLRIDALKTLVRQHEEMLNHAHHRIDDLETQLTIPKLMTPRQLCEFLQISEGQFYAWKRAGDSPPAIYWSERTVRYDLDAVMAWAKSKEVGQA, from the coding sequence ATGTCCCCTGAAAACCTGACTCTGCGCATTGACGCGCTCAAAACTCTCGTGCGCCAGCACGAGGAAATGCTGAACCATGCACATCATCGCATTGATGATCTTGAAACCCAGCTTACTATCCCCAAACTAATGACGCCTCGCCAATTGTGCGAATTTCTCCAAATCTCGGAGGGACAGTTTTATGCGTGGAAGCGCGCAGGCGACAGTCCACCCGCGATATATTGGAGCGAACGCACCGTTCGCTACGATCTCGACGCTGTGATGGCATGGGCGAAATCAAAAGAAGTGGGGCAGGCTTGA
- a CDS encoding tyrosine-type recombinase/integrase — MTAAIDFTKNAKLLKAPPGMYRHDGDRFPSLYLNVGKRRSTWYLKKRVSGKVKSIKVGAFPEMDAVQASKQGDIKSKQVRTSPDITTVRDGWDKHCDTSQAMGSMSDRHRIDMTTKLERHAGDILKMHVADVTSARIQDVVNGLAKDGMKATARHVRTGLGSAFNYANVPNPVAGKKVRAPSSGETETKWTVACAAHGLDEDDWSPMWDAIMGVNNALRRTAWIVMLFTGIRAGNVRSLRWDQVDLQLKTIHLPKMKNKLARTLPICDIVVSALMAIRSSEFEFVFPASSKTGHIDQLDVLTTTIEGNRVPVLSQHDTRRHFMQAGAEAFLPDYVIHFLRGDVSGGKGNDMLMKYMKRMGNHRAPSEIETVIVQRIKVTPSFDLEE, encoded by the coding sequence ATGACCGCCGCAATCGACTTCACCAAAAACGCCAAGCTGCTGAAAGCGCCACCGGGCATGTATCGTCACGACGGTGATCGCTTCCCAAGCCTTTATCTGAACGTCGGAAAGCGGCGCTCAACTTGGTATTTGAAAAAGCGCGTCAGCGGCAAAGTGAAGTCGATCAAGGTTGGCGCATTTCCAGAAATGGACGCAGTGCAAGCCAGCAAACAAGGCGACATCAAAAGCAAACAGGTGCGCACAAGCCCCGACATCACAACCGTGCGTGATGGTTGGGACAAACACTGCGACACATCGCAGGCAATGGGTTCAATGTCGGATAGGCATCGCATCGACATGACGACCAAACTGGAGCGCCATGCAGGCGACATCCTAAAAATGCACGTTGCCGACGTTACATCAGCACGGATTCAGGATGTGGTGAATGGTCTGGCCAAGGACGGCATGAAGGCAACCGCCCGCCATGTGCGCACAGGTCTTGGCTCTGCGTTTAACTATGCAAACGTCCCAAACCCTGTTGCAGGTAAAAAGGTGCGCGCTCCAAGTTCTGGCGAGACCGAAACCAAGTGGACGGTCGCCTGCGCCGCCCATGGTCTCGACGAAGACGACTGGTCGCCAATGTGGGATGCCATCATGGGCGTGAACAACGCGCTACGCCGCACGGCGTGGATCGTGATGCTGTTTACAGGCATCCGCGCGGGCAACGTCCGCTCACTTCGATGGGATCAGGTCGATCTGCAATTGAAGACGATCCATCTGCCCAAGATGAAAAACAAACTGGCCCGAACCCTCCCCATTTGTGACATCGTGGTCAGCGCCCTTATGGCGATCAGATCATCTGAGTTTGAATTTGTGTTCCCAGCATCATCGAAAACAGGGCACATCGACCAATTGGATGTGCTGACGACAACCATCGAAGGCAACCGTGTTCCGGTCCTAAGCCAACACGATACGCGGCGTCACTTTATGCAGGCGGGTGCAGAGGCGTTTCTGCCTGACTATGTGATCCACTTCCTGCGTGGTGACGTGTCAGGCGGCAAAGGAAACGACATGTTGATGAAGTACATGAAACGCATGGGCAATCATCGCGCACCATCGGAAATCGAAACGGTAATTGTGCAACGGATTAAGGTAACACCTTCTTTCGATCTTGAAGAGTGA